DNA from Streptomyces sp. Edi4:
TCTGGACGGTGGAGCTGGAGACCCCGAACCGATCGCGCAGCACGTTGGCCGAGGGCAGACGCTCGCCGGGGCGGTACTCGCCGTTCAAGATCGCGTCCCGCAGCGCCTCGGCGGCCTGGAGGTATGGCGGCCGGGAGTCCTCGTCCAAGGGCAGGGTCATGCCCCCACGGTATCGCCAGCAAGCCGTAGCGCTACAGGCACATCCCCGGGTTCCCAACCTGACCACCTACCAACCTGATCGAAGTCACAACCTAATCGACCTTGCAAGTTGAGCGATCATCTCCCTATGCTTCACGTCGAGCCGATCAAGCGGCTCCATCGAACGAGGATGTGATGGCATGGCCATGACTCGAATCCGTGTTGCCCTGCTGCCGTCGGCGGTGTGCATCGCGGGCACCGACCCGACGCTGAAGATCAAGGACCAGCAGACCGGGGAGGTCGCCACCGACCGGGAGACCGGTGCATCGCTGTACACGGTGACCGTGATGCTCATGGAGGGCGGCCGGGCCGAGGTCCTGAAGATCACGGTCCCGGAGACGGGCCTGGCCGCCGGCCTCAAGCCGGGGGCGATGGTGCGGCCGGTGGAACTGTTCGCGACCCCGTGGGCGCGGATCTTCAACGGGCAGCTCTCCGACGGCGTCGCCTACCGCGCCGCCCGCCTGGAGCTGGTCACGGTGGAGGCGGCCCAGTGATCTGCTTCGAAAGCCCTGCACTGGAGCGGGAGTTGTACCCGCTCCGGCCCCTGTCGGGGACCGAGGGCAAGGCCACGTTCGGCGTCTCGTCTGCGGTGCTCGATCTGCTCGGCCTGAGCCCGGAGCAGGCGGCCCGCCTGGACCTGGGTCACGTGCTCTGCCTGATACGCAAAGAGGGGGCCTGACATGGAACCCATCACGGGATACGCGTCGTATGCGCTGCCGATCGCTACTGCGCTGGTCGGTGTGTGGCTGCTGTGGACGGTGGTGCGCTATGTGCGTGCCGACCGGGGCACGCGGGTGAGCATGCGGCAGGCCGTGCGGGTGCGGTGGGGCTGGGTGCGGCTCGCGCGGATGGCCGGGCTGACGGTCACCGACAAGACGCCTGGACTGCTCGCGCAGATCACCGCGTCCAAGGACGGTCCTGCCCCGGCGCCTCGGGTGCTGACGCCTCGGATCAAGGTGACGCCGGACCGGTTCGGCGTGGTCGTCCGGGCTCGGACGCTGCCGCAGGTCGGGCTGGAGGAGTATCAGAAGTCGGCGCGGTTCCTGGCGGACGCCTGGCGGTGCACGCGGGTGTCCGTCCTGCCGGACGGCCCCGGCAAGGTGGTGATCCGGGGCGTGCGCTCAGATCCGCTGACCACGCCGACCGCACACCGGCCCACCGGCTGGCCGCCCACGGACCTGACGCGCTGGGAGCTGGGCGTGGACGAGTACGCCGCCCAGGTGTGCGTGTCCTTGGCCAACGTGCCCGGCGTGACCGTGGCCGGCACCCCCGGCGCGGGCAAGACCTCGACCGTCAACAAGTTCGTCTGCGACTTCGCACCCTCGCCGGCCGTGCAGATCGCGACGGCGGACGGCAAGGTGTCACGCGCCTCCGAGGGTGACTACGCCGACCTCGTCAAGCGAATGTTCGCGTTCTGCGGTGACGACCTCGACGAAGCCAACGCACTGTTCAAGCGGCTGGTGAAGCTGCGTCGACGCCGGTCCTCGACCATCCGTGACGTACTGGGCGTGAAGAACATGTGGCACGTCGGCCCCTCACCGCAGTGGCCGCTCACGGTCCTGATCATCGACGAGGCGCACACGTTCTTCCGCGAGTACAAGGGCAGCGACGCCGAGACGAAACGTTTGGCCGCGCTGACGGCGGAGAACGCCCGGCTGGTGGAGGACCTGGTCAAGAAGGGCCGCAGCGTCGGCATTCTGGTGATCCTGATCAGCCAGAAGACCACCGGTGACGCTCTCCCGACCTTCATCCGTGACGTGTGCCCCATCGGGCTGTCCTTCGCGCAGAAGACTGTGGAAGCCGCGGTGGCGGCGCTGGGTGACGACATCCGCAACTGGCCCGACGCCAGCCCGGTGACCTTGCAGGACCCCGCCTACGTCGGCGTCGCGGTGATGGCGATGCAGGGCCGCCCCGGCTACACCCGCATCCGCACCCCCTACGTCTCCGACGCCGACGCGGCCCGCGTCGCCGAGGACACCTCGGATCTGACCGCCGATCCCGCCCTGTGCCTGGACGCCCTCCTCGACTCGACCGGCCGGACATTCCCCGACGACGAAGGACCGGACGGCGCTCCCGTCCCGCTCACCAAGTAGACCAAACCACCCACGCCAGAAAGGAGGTTGAGGATATGGCGGAGGAGCGGTTTACCCGGCGCACCGTGACCGCGGTCATGGTGGTCATCGCGGCTCTGGCCTTCGTCTTCTCCTTCGGCAACGTCTGGGCACTCGCCCTGCGGCTCGGCGTCCCCCACCCGATCGCCCCACTGATCGCCCCCATGGTGGACCTGTCCGTCGTCGGCCTCCTGGTCGCGCTGCGGTTCCTCGCCCTGCGCGGCGTCCCCAAGGCAGAGCTGAAGGCTGGTACCCGGCTGCTGCACCTGTGCGGCCTGCTCACCCTCGCCCTGAACACCGCCGAACCACTGCTGACCGGACGCTACGGACGGGCCTGCCTGGACACCGTCGCCCCGCTCCTGCTGCTCGGCTGGGGCCACGTCGG
Protein-coding regions in this window:
- a CDS encoding cell division protein FtsK; this translates as MEPITGYASYALPIATALVGVWLLWTVVRYVRADRGTRVSMRQAVRVRWGWVRLARMAGLTVTDKTPGLLAQITASKDGPAPAPRVLTPRIKVTPDRFGVVVRARTLPQVGLEEYQKSARFLADAWRCTRVSVLPDGPGKVVIRGVRSDPLTTPTAHRPTGWPPTDLTRWELGVDEYAAQVCVSLANVPGVTVAGTPGAGKTSTVNKFVCDFAPSPAVQIATADGKVSRASEGDYADLVKRMFAFCGDDLDEANALFKRLVKLRRRRSSTIRDVLGVKNMWHVGPSPQWPLTVLIIDEAHTFFREYKGSDAETKRLAALTAENARLVEDLVKKGRSVGILVILISQKTTGDALPTFIRDVCPIGLSFAQKTVEAAVAALGDDIRNWPDASPVTLQDPAYVGVAVMAMQGRPGYTRIRTPYVSDADAARVAEDTSDLTADPALCLDALLDSTGRTFPDDEGPDGAPVPLTK
- a CDS encoding DUF2637 domain-containing protein, coding for MAEERFTRRTVTAVMVVIAALAFVFSFGNVWALALRLGVPHPIAPLIAPMVDLSVVGLLVALRFLALRGVPKAELKAGTRLLHLCGLLTLALNTAEPLLTGRYGRACLDTVAPLLLLGWGHVGPAFLTQFHTLIRPTPHLEAAAPISEPVPDEAPVPEPPTPAPAPAAALPVAVAKTTRPASGPALPAALLDAARRIADTHRAEYGTPITAAHLGTRMGVALPVATAALAQL